A single window of Mycosarcoma maydis chromosome 1, whole genome shotgun sequence DNA harbors:
- a CDS encoding uncharacterized protein (related to monooxygenase) produces the protein MASALPPCEQPLLTPEYHDVIIVGAGISGIAMACQLKRKLNIHDFKILERSPDPSGTWTNNSYPGCACDVPAPVYSFSFATKGDWSTFYPQQKELKRYFGTVAAEHDLQKNFHFQTTVQEARYDRDTGLWHIWSQDWTRAQREGQQHHFVCKFFVSAVGGLSQPKACDIDGHESFAGPIFHTAAWDHSVDLKGKDVILVGNGCSATQCVPYLAEHSNKLTQFVRSKHWIAPHPHQPFDSIPGFKWLLKHFVFVRKFQRLLIWLVLESHFIMILQNPLGRLFRWSWRRKCEAHMKKNAPKEYWDMLLPNKDELMVGCKRRIIDDDYLPTLRLPHVSVVNVKLARIEPNHVVLADGRKIKADVIVMANGFEPHAAGAPMKVVGVNRTLHEHWEKYGEGGMIAYRSSLNAGFPNMGSINAANTGTGNQSLIFASECTVNFLLEVAKPILAAPRPPTFAIEHMPTTTFSNDTRLHNYKIPTFEVKLKAELDEQHWIAKCMSKLVFTSGCKSWYIDAKSGRVTSMQPDWQINYMLKATFPKWDDFKYTGLKNAGAKVPQCVPWWKVCGDWLGLGHVKYVDPKETPQINRASMDA, from the coding sequence ATGGCTTCTGCACTACCTCCGTGCGAACAGCCTCTGCTGACGCCCGAATACCACGatgtcatcatcgtcggcgcTGGCATCTCAGGGATCGCTATGGCGTGTCAGCTCAAGCGAAAGCTCAACATCCACGATTTCAAGATCCTCGAACGAAGTCCCGACCCGTCTGGGACATGGACCAACAACTCGTACCCTGGATGTGCTTGCGACGTACCTGCTCCCGTCTACTCGTTTTCCTTCGCCACCAAAGGCGACTGGTCGACGTTCTATCCGCAGCAGAAGGAGCTGAAGAGGTACTTTGGCACTGTAGCTGCTGAGCACGATCTGCAGAAGAATTTCCATTTCCAAACCACCGTCCAGGAGGCCAGATACGACCGCGATACCGGACTGTGGCACATCTGGAGTCAAGACTGGACTCGCGCCCAGCGTGAagggcagcagcatcattTTGTGTGCAAGTTCTTCGTCAGCGCCGTCGGTGGATTGTCTCAACCCAAAGCATGTGATATCGATGGACACGAATCGTTCGCAGGACCCATCTTTCACACTGCAGCATGGGACCACTCGGTCGACCTCAAGGGCAAAGATGTGATTCTGGTCGGCAACGGCTGCTCGGCCACTCAATGCGTACCGTACCTAGCAGAACACTCGAACAAGCTGACCCAATTCGTTCGTTCTAAACATTGGATCGctccgcatccgcatcaacCGTTCGACTCGATTCCTGGCTTCAAGTGGTTGCTAAAACACTTTGTGTTTGTACGCAAATTTCAACGTCTGCTGATCTGGTTGGTGCTGGAATCACACTTTATCATGATCCTTCAGAACCCGTTAGGAAGATTGTTCCgctggagctggaggaGGAAGTGCGAAGCCCACATGAAAAAGAACGCTCCCAAGGAGTACTGGGACATGCTTTTGCCGaacaaggacgagctgaTGGTGGGTTGCAAACGTCGAATCATTGATGATGATTACCTACCCACGTTGCGTCTGCCTCACGTCAGTGTGGTCAACGTCAAACTGGCACGCATCGAGCCGAACCACGTTGTTCTCGCAGATGGACGAAAGATCAAGGCCGACGTCATTGTCATGGCGAACGGGTTCGAGCCGCACGCAGCCGGAGCACCGATGAAGGTTGTCGGCGTCAACCGAACGCTGCACGAGCACTGGGAAAAGTATGGCGAGGGCGGAATGATCGCCTATCGATCCTCGCTCAATGCGGGCTTTCCGAACATGGGCTCGATCAACGCTGCCAACACAGGGACGGGCAACCAATCGCTCATCTTTGCTTCCGAATGCACGGTTAACTTCCTGCTCGAAGTCGCGAAACCCATCCTCGCTGCCCCGCGTCCGCCGACGTTTGCTATCGAGCACATGCCCACCACCACGTTCTCCAACGACACGCGACTACACAACTACAAGATCCCCACTTTCGAGGTCAAACTCAAGGCTGAATTGGACGAACAGCACTGGATCGCCAAATGCATGTCCAAACTCGTCTTCACCAGCGGCTGCAAGAGCTGGTACATCGATGCTAAGAGCGGAAGGGTGACCAGCATGCAGCCTGACTGGCAGATCAACTACATGCTCAAGGCTACCTTCCCCAAGTGGGACGATTTCAAATACACCGGCTT